In one Pseudarthrobacter sp. NBSH8 genomic region, the following are encoded:
- a CDS encoding CpaF family protein, with product MKLSERIQTVQDRNQSLHPAVALRPAVAGTTAARTKAPRPTAREAHLEESAGAQPPAVVLSHAGSPDLAPPAPKAQPVDVFAAMKLRAASALFERMGARFNDASVTEQELRSTAKEELTLIIDAEQVPLSAEERIRLVRDVADDVLGYGPLQRLLDDPAVTEIMVNRMDQIYVERKGKLTLTESRFSSEEHLRKVIERIVSKVGRRIDESSPLVDARLEDGSRVNAVIPPLSVGGSSLTIRKFSKVPLTVRNLIDFGTLTPEMAELLDACVKAKLNIIVSGGTGTGKTTLLNVLSSFLPADERIVTIEDAVELQIQQQHVVRLESRPPNTEGKGEVTIRELLRNSLRMRPDRIVVGEVRGGESLDMLQAMNTGHDGSLSTVHSNSPRDAVARLETLVLMAGMDLPLRAIREQIASAVNLIVQISRLRDGSRRITHVTEVQGMEGDIVTLQDAFVFDYSAGMDSHGRFLGKPVATGIRPRFIDRFEDLGIHVSPAVFAGSLSPVMK from the coding sequence GTGAAACTCTCCGAACGGATCCAAACCGTCCAGGACAGGAACCAGTCGCTCCATCCGGCGGTCGCCCTGCGCCCTGCCGTTGCCGGTACGACGGCGGCGCGTACCAAGGCGCCCCGGCCCACGGCGCGTGAGGCGCACCTTGAGGAGTCCGCAGGAGCCCAACCTCCCGCCGTCGTACTTTCGCATGCCGGTTCACCGGACCTGGCTCCCCCGGCACCCAAGGCGCAACCGGTGGATGTATTTGCCGCCATGAAGCTCCGTGCCGCGAGCGCCCTCTTTGAACGGATGGGCGCACGGTTCAACGACGCGTCGGTGACCGAGCAGGAGCTTCGCAGCACCGCGAAGGAAGAGCTCACCCTGATCATTGACGCGGAACAGGTTCCCCTGTCCGCGGAGGAGCGGATCCGGCTGGTCCGCGACGTCGCCGACGACGTACTGGGGTACGGGCCGCTGCAGCGGCTGCTGGACGATCCGGCCGTCACGGAAATCATGGTCAACCGGATGGACCAGATCTACGTGGAGCGCAAGGGCAAGCTCACCCTCACCGAATCCCGGTTCAGCTCGGAAGAGCACCTGCGCAAGGTGATTGAGCGCATTGTTTCCAAGGTTGGACGACGGATCGATGAGTCTTCGCCGCTGGTGGACGCCCGGCTGGAAGATGGTTCCCGCGTCAACGCCGTGATCCCTCCCCTGTCCGTGGGCGGGTCATCCCTGACCATCCGAAAGTTCAGCAAGGTACCCCTAACGGTCCGCAACCTCATTGACTTCGGCACCCTCACCCCGGAGATGGCAGAACTGCTGGACGCCTGCGTCAAGGCCAAGCTGAACATCATCGTCTCCGGCGGCACCGGCACCGGAAAGACCACGCTGCTCAACGTCCTGTCCTCCTTCCTTCCAGCAGACGAACGGATCGTCACCATTGAGGATGCGGTGGAGCTGCAGATCCAACAGCAGCACGTGGTCCGGCTGGAAAGCCGCCCACCGAACACGGAAGGGAAGGGCGAGGTGACCATCCGCGAATTGCTGCGCAACTCCCTGCGTATGAGGCCTGACCGCATCGTGGTAGGCGAGGTCCGCGGCGGCGAATCACTGGACATGCTGCAGGCCATGAACACCGGCCACGACGGCTCTCTTTCCACGGTTCACTCCAACTCTCCGCGCGACGCTGTGGCCCGCCTGGAGACCCTGGTCCTGATGGCCGGCATGGACCTTCCACTGCGGGCCATCCGGGAACAGATTGCATCGGCTGTGAACCTGATCGTCCAGATCTCTCGGCTGCGCGACGGGTCCCGCCGCATCACCCACGTCACGGAGGTCCAAGGCATGGAAGGGGACATTGTGACCCTGCAGGATGCTTTCGTTTTTGACTACTCCGCCGGGATGGACTCCCACGGGCGTTTCCTTGGCAAACCGGTGGCCACCGGCATCCGGCCGCGGTTCATCGACAGGTTCGAAGACCTCGGCATCCACGTCTCACCGGCGGTGTTTGCCGGCTCCCTCTCCCCGGTGATGAAATGA
- a CDS encoding type II secretion system F family protein — protein MNPLILVSVVLVCIPVAGLAWSLLTADQKGRVATAELLGRGASLSGLVAPPRASMLEAIGRRLTPPAYVAFLDKLLSLAGRPASMPLGKVLGSKLAIGLTGASLGIYLTAVGNTPMMKLAGIFLLFLGYFIPDLMLYSKGLERQKAMQLELANTLDQMLISVEAGLGFEGAMARAGENGNGPLADELVRTLQDMQVGRSRRESYQALAERTSIPELRSFVQAVVQADTYGIAISRVLRIQAKVMRVKRRQRAEEKAMKLPVMILFPLLFFIFPVLFIAILGPAVINTVVTFSGQ, from the coding sequence ATGAACCCGCTGATTCTCGTCTCCGTGGTCTTGGTCTGTATTCCCGTCGCCGGACTGGCCTGGTCCCTTCTGACCGCGGATCAGAAAGGCCGGGTGGCAACGGCCGAGCTCCTGGGCCGTGGCGCCTCCCTCTCAGGACTGGTGGCTCCGCCCAGGGCCAGTATGCTCGAAGCCATCGGGCGACGGCTGACTCCGCCTGCGTACGTGGCGTTCTTGGACAAACTGCTTTCGCTCGCCGGCCGGCCGGCCTCCATGCCCCTGGGAAAAGTCCTTGGTTCCAAGCTGGCCATCGGCCTGACGGGTGCGTCGCTCGGTATCTACCTGACCGCCGTCGGAAATACGCCCATGATGAAGCTCGCGGGCATTTTCCTCCTCTTCCTGGGCTATTTCATTCCGGACCTGATGCTGTACAGCAAAGGCCTGGAGCGTCAGAAGGCCATGCAGCTGGAACTGGCCAACACCCTTGACCAGATGCTGATTTCCGTAGAGGCGGGTCTCGGCTTCGAGGGGGCGATGGCCCGGGCCGGCGAAAACGGCAACGGACCTTTGGCGGACGAACTGGTCCGCACTCTGCAGGACATGCAGGTGGGCCGCAGCCGCCGCGAGTCCTACCAGGCGCTTGCGGAGCGCACCAGCATCCCGGAGCTGCGAAGCTTTGTCCAAGCGGTGGTACAGGCGGACACCTACGGCATCGCCATCAGCCGCGTCCTGCGGATCCAGGCCAAAGTCATGCGGGTAAAACGCCGCCAGCGTGCCGAGGAAAAGGCCATGAAACTGCCCGTGATGATCCTGTTTCCACTGCTGTTCTTCATCTTTCCCGTGCTCTTCATCGCCATTCTGGGTCCCGCGGTTATCAACACGGTTGTCACTTTCAGCGGGCAATGA
- a CDS encoding type II secretion system F family protein — MTALYLGAAVLLAAVSLLGIAVLTPGTPEVPMDRRRPFESNPPTTLTRFAASAVTSFERMLGGRNVQLFSRAQLENAGLRLSQSEFFILVAAGACVGFLVGVVTVGPLMGLLLAIFSPFVGHLVLGYLVGKRRAKFDTQLGDTLQLLSGGLRAGHSILRAIDAAAAESQKPTSEEMRRVITETSLGRDLLSALNDTALRMKNEDFVWVSQAIQINREVGGNLAEVLDQVNETIRERSEIKGHIKALAAEGKFSAYILIAMPFGIVAMLLSVSPNYMNPMFSHPLGWAMIGGSFVLMTIGALWMRKIIDLKF, encoded by the coding sequence ATGACGGCTCTCTACCTCGGGGCCGCCGTCCTGCTGGCGGCAGTGAGCCTCCTCGGCATCGCGGTGCTGACCCCCGGCACGCCCGAGGTGCCGATGGACCGCCGTCGTCCGTTCGAATCAAACCCGCCCACCACGCTGACGCGCTTTGCAGCATCCGCAGTCACCTCCTTCGAACGGATGCTGGGAGGCCGGAACGTCCAGCTCTTTTCGCGTGCCCAGCTGGAAAACGCCGGCCTCAGGCTGAGCCAGTCCGAATTCTTCATCCTGGTGGCGGCCGGAGCGTGTGTGGGATTCCTGGTGGGTGTTGTCACCGTCGGGCCGCTGATGGGGTTGTTGCTCGCAATCTTCTCTCCCTTCGTGGGGCATCTCGTCCTTGGATACCTGGTGGGGAAGCGGCGGGCGAAGTTTGATACCCAGCTCGGCGATACGCTTCAGCTCCTCTCGGGAGGCCTGCGCGCCGGCCACAGCATCCTTCGCGCCATCGACGCCGCCGCGGCGGAATCCCAAAAGCCCACCTCGGAAGAGATGCGGCGGGTGATCACTGAGACCAGCCTGGGCCGCGATCTCCTGTCAGCCCTCAATGACACCGCCCTCCGGATGAAGAACGAGGACTTCGTCTGGGTTTCCCAGGCCATCCAGATCAACCGCGAAGTTGGCGGCAACCTGGCGGAGGTGCTGGACCAGGTGAACGAGACCATCCGCGAACGCAGCGAGATCAAGGGGCACATCAAGGCCCTTGCCGCGGAAGGAAAGTTCTCCGCCTACATCCTCATTGCCATGCCATTCGGAATTGTGGCCATGCTGCTTTCGGTCAGCCCAAACTACATGAACCCAATGTTCAGCCACCCCCTGGGCTGGGCCATGATCGGCGGCTCGTTTGTCCTCATGACCATTGGCGCCCTATGGATGCGCAAGATCATCGACCTGAAGTTCTGA
- a CDS encoding Hpt domain-containing protein, with translation MDSPPLPFSSGDVPAQPSAAGAAAGVGSGPPATGENTLRWVDPDILAELEEELDGPELALGFARDYASLWDQRFSRLAAAVHTEDRPAALDAVISLRIASAMVGGTRLSVLAQALEEAIRRRDFVQGQGLLAIVAEHGGHTVSELQASYILKND, from the coding sequence ATGGATAGTCCACCACTCCCCTTCAGCAGCGGGGACGTCCCTGCCCAGCCGTCGGCTGCGGGGGCTGCAGCGGGCGTGGGATCGGGCCCGCCGGCTACAGGAGAAAATACCCTGCGCTGGGTCGACCCGGACATCCTGGCGGAGTTGGAAGAAGAACTCGACGGCCCCGAACTTGCCCTTGGATTCGCCCGAGACTACGCGTCTTTGTGGGACCAACGCTTCAGCCGGCTTGCGGCAGCGGTCCACACCGAAGACCGCCCCGCTGCGTTGGACGCCGTTATCAGCCTGCGGATCGCTTCAGCCATGGTGGGCGGGACCCGGTTGTCCGTATTGGCCCAAGCCCTGGAGGAAGCCATCCGCCGCAGGGACTTCGTCCAAGGCCAAGGTCTCCTGGCAATCGTGGCTGAGCACGGCGGGCATACAGTCTCAGAGCTCCAGGCAAGCTACATCCTCAAAAACGACTAG
- a CDS encoding AAA family ATPase, with translation MSRFVLLSPNSDFDHKLRQAVAHGLRGSVQTIASDILPAGPQELFALLNQEQPEVLIIGPDVSPDEALRFAKVFDVQLPGLSIVLVSDADPAVLLHAIRAGIRDILSPHADAAEIRVLLERACQSFATRNRSFDAPPPENGGKGLVVGVFSPKGGVGKTTLATNIAIGLGQIAPMSVVIVDLDLQFGDVASGLYLNPEHTVTDAVSPAAAQDSLVLKAFLTVHPAGIYALCAPPTPVDADHITPEQVTHLLEQLAREFQYVVLDTAPGLPEIGIAALEQCTDVVWVSAMDIPSLRGLRSGLEVLRQLEIMPESRHVVLNMADAKSGLTVQDVESTIGAPVDISIPRSRAVALSTNRGIPVLQESKKDPAVKSLKQLVERFNPVWRTQAQRKLHRRVVI, from the coding sequence GTGAGCCGCTTCGTGCTCCTCTCCCCGAACTCCGACTTTGACCACAAGCTCCGCCAGGCTGTAGCGCACGGACTCCGTGGCTCGGTCCAGACCATCGCCTCCGACATCCTTCCCGCCGGACCGCAGGAGCTGTTCGCCCTCCTCAACCAGGAACAGCCGGAAGTCCTCATCATCGGCCCGGACGTCTCCCCCGACGAGGCGCTGCGTTTCGCCAAGGTCTTCGATGTCCAATTGCCCGGCCTCAGCATTGTGCTTGTCAGCGACGCCGATCCCGCCGTCCTCCTGCACGCCATCCGGGCGGGGATCAGGGACATCCTGAGCCCCCACGCCGATGCCGCCGAAATCCGCGTCCTCCTGGAACGCGCCTGCCAGTCCTTCGCCACCCGGAACCGGTCCTTCGACGCACCACCACCCGAAAACGGCGGTAAGGGACTGGTCGTCGGCGTATTTTCCCCCAAAGGCGGCGTCGGCAAGACCACCCTTGCCACCAACATCGCCATCGGGCTGGGCCAGATCGCCCCCATGAGCGTGGTCATCGTGGATCTGGACCTCCAGTTCGGCGACGTCGCATCCGGCCTGTACCTCAATCCCGAGCACACCGTCACCGACGCCGTCAGCCCTGCCGCGGCCCAGGACTCCCTGGTCCTCAAAGCATTCCTGACCGTCCACCCCGCTGGCATTTATGCCCTGTGCGCGCCGCCGACCCCAGTGGATGCGGACCACATCACGCCCGAACAGGTCACCCACCTTCTGGAGCAACTGGCACGCGAATTCCAGTACGTGGTATTGGACACCGCGCCCGGCCTGCCCGAGATCGGGATCGCAGCGCTGGAGCAGTGCACCGATGTGGTGTGGGTCAGCGCCATGGACATCCCCAGCCTCCGTGGCCTCAGGTCCGGCCTGGAAGTCCTCCGCCAGCTGGAGATCATGCCCGAGTCACGTCACGTAGTCCTGAACATGGCCGATGCCAAGTCGGGCCTGACAGTCCAGGACGTGGAGTCCACCATCGGTGCACCCGTGGATATCAGCATTCCCCGTTCCCGCGCCGTGGCACTGTCCACCAACCGGGGCATCCCTGTTCTCCAGGAATCGAAAAAGGACCCGGCCGTCAAGAGCCTTAAACAGCTGGTTGAACGCTTTAACCCCGTCTGGCGGACCCAGGCCCAACGCAAGCTCCACCGAAGGGTGGTCATCTAG
- a CDS encoding response regulator transcription factor yields the protein MEYLGVAVVIEDDADVRNLLEGILSQAGFEVHTAAEGREGVEAVRHNKAQVVTLDIGLPDIDGFEVLRRIRNFSDAYVVMLTGRTEEPDLLSALNAGADDYIAKPFRPRELRARVAAMMRRPRHEVTSPPQAASWASPPAAPATFTHQGVIQHNGLILNYRTRTVAIGEVNLGLTRSEFDLLHILLRGEGAVCTRSDLVRAVRGDLYEADAYISEADERAVEVHVGNLRRKLREDPLAPRWLQTVRGVGYRLAPKRTDLQGWPGTDH from the coding sequence ATGGAATATCTTGGCGTAGCAGTAGTAATTGAAGACGACGCTGATGTACGGAATCTCCTGGAGGGAATCCTGAGTCAGGCTGGCTTTGAGGTGCATACCGCTGCCGAGGGCCGGGAAGGCGTCGAGGCGGTACGGCACAACAAAGCCCAGGTGGTCACGCTGGACATCGGCCTTCCGGACATTGACGGTTTTGAGGTTCTGCGCCGGATCCGCAATTTCAGTGATGCTTATGTAGTCATGCTGACCGGCCGGACAGAGGAACCCGATCTGCTCTCGGCCCTGAACGCGGGAGCCGATGACTACATCGCCAAGCCCTTCCGGCCGCGTGAACTCCGGGCCAGGGTGGCGGCTATGATGCGGCGGCCGCGGCATGAGGTCACCAGTCCGCCGCAGGCTGCTTCGTGGGCTTCCCCTCCGGCCGCGCCGGCAACCTTCACCCACCAGGGGGTTATCCAGCACAATGGGCTCATTTTGAATTACCGCACCCGCACGGTGGCGATTGGTGAGGTCAATCTCGGGCTCACGCGCAGCGAGTTCGATCTCCTGCACATTTTGCTCCGCGGCGAGGGGGCGGTGTGTACGAGATCCGATCTGGTGCGGGCGGTCCGGGGTGACCTTTATGAGGCGGATGCCTACATCAGTGAGGCAGACGAGCGGGCTGTGGAAGTCCACGTGGGGAACCTTCGCCGCAAGCTGCGGGAAGATCCGCTGGCACCGCGCTGGCTGCAGACCGTGCGGGGGGTGGGCTACCGGCTCGCACCGAAGAGGACCGACCTACAGGGCTGGCCGGGAACCGATCACTAG